Genomic segment of Hydractinia symbiolongicarpus strain clone_291-10 chromosome 5, HSymV2.1, whole genome shotgun sequence:
TCCTTATGATTTGCTGTAATAGCCCCTAAAGATAGATTATAATGTTGAGATTTCCGTAGATCACGCGGTCATTCTTGGTATTTTAGTGTGTTGACTACTTAATAACTATCGCGCTTGTCTCAGTATTCAAGAATTGATAGATTCTGTCTGTTGTGATCTACTAAACAAAGAAAGTCGAGAAAAAAATTGCTAATCATTTGTCTACTTGGAACGAGTGTTAAAACCACAAGGGTTGTTCTTGTTATCTGTTTCTTGTATCCCTTTAATAGAAGCACATTTTCAAAACTGAAGCCTTGCTCtaacttttccttttttacGTGACTAAAGATATGAGAAACATTTGTTGCACAATCAGTCGTAAGTGTAGAGGAGAGAGGTAAGCATACGTCAAATTTTACTAAAGTACATTTACCCTGGATGCTCGATTAAGTGCTCTCTCCCCATCCTTCTTTGTAACTACTTTTACAAGCGTCCACTCTCAAATAAGCGCCCTCTCAAATAAGCATTCGCCTTTTTTTATAACTACTTTTATAAACACCCCTCTTAAATTGGCACTCAGTGCGGCGGTTATTGAAATGATTACTAGACCCAAAAGGGTCGCTTACTAAACTATTTCGGAAATTAGAAAACTCGAACTTTTCCTTCAAAACAGctttatattttcataaaaattacgacacgttttatttttgacatgtttcgacaatttcgaaaagttatcatacaAAGTTGAAAAGAAGAATTTGGATTTAACTTTCTTAAGAAACTGTCAGTCATTTAATGTTACACcgaagtttttatgttttaatttacCACACACCAATTTTAATGATGGGCGATTAATACGTAAACGCTTACTGAAAAGTGCCATTCACAAAGGAGAAAAAGAACGAATCAAGTTAGGAAAAGATTATGTAAATCACGTCCAATCTCTTAGTGATACCTTGAATTCTATAGATTTCTATATTTTACGGAAAGCAGCCGAGAAAAGTGTTGAAAAAAGTATTAGAAAATGCATTTTTACCCAAGAGAAGAAACTTAGAAGTCTAACTAAAAACGTCGCACCACCGTTTACAGCAGACGAAATTGTCACCAATTTATCTTCGTACAATTTGCTTGATGATGagagtgaaattttaaaaaatggtctGTCTTTTGCCATTCCACCACTAACACTTAGGAAAACAGATGTGTTTGTTTCGTTTGAAAGGATTTATCGATTTATGTCCTCAAATTTGAAAGATAAAAATGATGATAATCTTTTAAAGTCCAGCCTATCACATATTGCGAACAGTTATTACCACGATTACCGACCCAGTCGCGAAGTTATCAAAAAACATGGTATCctgaaaaagttgaagaaaaacaatattgttattttaaagCCGGACAAGGGAAATGGGATAGTAATCTTAGACAGAAAGGATTATGAAAAAGGCATCTTGGATATCATTTTAGATactactaaatttaaaaaactcgaCGAAGATCCAACATTGAAGAGAGAAGGACAGTTACAACGTTTTCTTaggaatttaaagaaaaaaggtttttttagtgACAAAGTGTACAACGATATATATCCCAGTGGTTCTCAACCGGCCAGAATATACGGCCTTCCTAAAATGCAtaaatcttttgaaaatttacctAAATTTAGGCCTATTATATCTTCTATAGGCACATGCAACTATCAACTTGCCAAGTTTTTAGGTGGTTTATTATCTGATGTAATTCCCAAGGATTACTGTACTGCAGATACTTTCACTTTCGTTGAGGAATTAAAAAAGGTGAGTAAATCCGACAAGTTTATGgtttcttttgatgtttgtaGTCTTTTCACGAACATACCATTGAATGAAACATTAGATCTTGCAGTTCAACTTGTAATTGCCGGAAATcgtaaactcaaaatcacaaaatctGAACTAAAACAATTATTCGTTTTTGCAACGTCATCCTCgaattttttgttcaataatgaAATGTATGAACAGGTCGATGGTGTTGCCATGGGCTCGCCGCTGGCACCTATTTTAGCGAATCTTTTCATGGGCGTTAAAGAAAAGGAATGGATAAAAAATTACTCGGGTTGTGGTCCAACATACTACCGTAGATATGTGGATGACATCTTTGCTTTATTTAACGATGAAAGTGAAGCTTTGGCCTTTTTTGAATACTTGAATCAGAGACACCctaatataaaatttaccttAGAAAAACAAGTTGATGGTAAACTTCCTTTTCTTGACATTTTAATTGAGAACACCAGTGACAAATTTTATACTTCTGTGTTCCATAAGTCAACCTATACTGGCCTTTTAACTAATTATTTTAGTTTCActcccaaaatatataaaataggtCTCAATAAAACACTAATTGACAGGACTTTCAAAATTAACAACAGTTGGAAACACTTTGACATTAATATTAAGGCTCTGActgaaattttgagaaaaaacttttttcatacAAAACTGGTAAACCACCATATTTCAAATTACCTTGATAAGAATTTTTCTACAGCTGTCACTGCAGAGACAACTAATGTATTAGAAAAGAGGTATTTTAAATTGCCTTTTATTGGCAAGTACTCTATTACTGCCAAAGAAAAAGTCAATCAACTTGTCAATAAGATGTGTAAAGAAATCAATGTGTGCCTCGTTTTTAAGTCgtgtaaaattaaagattatttttcttgcaaggaccgagttcctgaatcttttaaatctggacttgtgtataaatttgtttgtgctaGTTGTAATGCTAGCTATGTGGGTGAAACCACCAGGCACATTTCTAGTAGAGTTAAGGAACAtttgaaaactgataaaaactcaCAAATATTTAAGCATATGCAGTCAAATCTTAACTGCAAATTACTATGTaacgaaaattgtttttctattttggatCATGCAGACACTGATTGGCAGAGGAAACTCAAAGAGGGTATGCATATTTCTTGGTTGAAACCAGACCTCAATAAACAAGTTAAGCATTGCATCatcaatttatccgtttaattttatgttttgtattagCCGTTTGTTCAATATCGTTTTTGTTACTCAGATATTGATTTagcattttaaattcatttaataaattaaaaaattgtacttttgggaaatatttaattgtcttatacaaattgtgtatataaattttatttaactaacttttgttagtttatctaatattattttgtcaacatggattagcttgtgtataattcatataaattgtacttttgggaaatatttaaataactttcgaaaaaatttttgtataaagagtgtatgtatcaacttttgtataatattctgaagatgactttggtaagtcgaaacatgtcaaaaataaaacgtgtcgtaatttttatgaaaatactttgCAATCTTGTGTTGCTACGAAGTTTTGGAAATATAATAgctttatatttaaaataatctgCAGCACAAACACAGCATTACGGAGATGTATGCAGTCATAGGGAAGCTAATATGGATGAGAATATGTGTCGACATTGCCAAAAAAAGTGGGAAGGatacaaaaaagaagaatgGCTTCAGTGTctcattatttaaaaatgtttcgaaCTCTTCAAGTTATTAGGTGTATTTTCATTACCATATCTTGACAGCTTCATTGCTTGCTTActtttttcatttgaaaattcgATTCCATTAATCGTATGTTCTTGTGATTGTGGATAAATTCTGTAAAAAGTCTGTCAGATGAATTTTTCTCTGCACCAATAATAATTGCGGACATACTCACAGAAGGAATTGTTAATTTCTCAAAAGTACACGgaggaaagaatttttaaagtttcaaaaggaatcattttaaaaatctttgcCTACTGTTGCAAAACTCGTACGTCCGACAACGTTCGTCCAACAGTACAGTTAGAGACATACATCGTACCAATCTTTGCTTCTGAGTTAACCTGACACCATACAGCGCTTATCAGCGTTGATAGTAAGGCTTTTGTGCACTTATCGAAGGGGGCGGTTATCAACGGGTGTGCTTACAATCGGCTTTTTAAGGTTTAGTATTAGCAAAATCAGGAGAAAGCAGAGATGATAGCATCTAATGTTTTAATGTACAGTGAGATGCAATCTTGatctgttatattttttatttttactttaatttttagCTTGGGCTCCTGTTTAACCAGAATTGTCTTTCTTCTCATAAAAATAAAGAGAACGAAAACACATCTCCACCTCATTGCTATGTAAAACGTTCACTGACAAATCACAATTATAAAACTTGGCACAGGCTTTTCTGAACATATTATAACCAGAAGATTTGCAGCAGGGAAATCTTTTTGCGCATTAAGTGTCGTTTCCATTTGACCACTCTAGCGTAAAAAGCTGACGAGCTTTTCTGGAGCGTGCGCACTAACGgtcgttaaaaagtcaacgtCTTTTATAGATATGTGaaggtaaaatattttaatgagcTAGAACAGCGAAACAGTCCGATAAAGGTCAGTGAGACTGTTTAGTGAAGGACACCAACTGGCAAAGGATAAGAATATTTAGGACTAGCGAAAAACATTAATTTCACATGTGCATTATGTTGAGCAAAATCAAAGTAATTAAATATTTGCATTACAAATCTCAAGTCCCCAGATACACGTTTTAACTTGTATTTATCTTATCTTCTTGGCTGTTGATTGCAAAAACGATATACAATCTTGTTGAAATCCctcttttttacagaaaaatatatgAGCTTTGTTTTGCTGCTAGACTAAAGTATTAATCatccaaaataaagtttttttagaatgTGCAACAATGTGGAATAAGTTCGATATAACAATTGTGCCTTAATGTTATGGTGAGATAACCAGGTCATTATGTAGCCTAAGAAGGTGATCTCTTAAATAGAAATCTACTGCAGGCAATTTTCTGTAGAATAAAAACTTGCAAGTAGCTAAAGAAATTATGCAAATAGGTTTCTTCGTCTTTTTTTTACGTGATTTAAATAATTACATCGTTTGGGTGATAACAAAATATTAATGCGACATTGAAAAATGTCGCCTGATACTATTGTACGTTCTTTTCCATGAGGAAGGATGAAACAAGATATAGATAAACGCATCTGAAGAAAATCCAAAGTAGTATATAAATGGCAGCAATCTATCCAATAGACTGTGGACAGGTCGTTTTAGTATGTAACTGAAGAAATAAATCAGATCTGGAACAATGACAAACAAAATGAAAGTTATTATTAACAGTGTAGGTACTACGAAACCTCTCATTTTTCTAACTCTCTTTCTTCTGTTTTGGGTCCCAGTGTTGATGCAACATTCTGTCATGTCGAATCTTACCGACGTTGAAAGTCTCTGTAAACGATTCTTGCGTATTAACTTTAAGACATAACTGTAAGTAAATGTAGCAACAATAAGAAAGATCAGTTCCGCAATAGGAAAATAATATACgtaacaaaatttaaagaattcctCTATAGTAATGCTCTGTTGAATGACAATGGATATTACGCTGACGAAAAAACTAACCAACCAAACGAAGCACATTAAGTGTCTAGAACGTTTTCCATTCCAGAAAATAGGATAACGTATATTCAAATATACTTCAAAGAATCTATCCGCAGTTAGTATGATCATAATAAGGTAGTAAGCTAGGATGCAACCTGTATTTTGAACTAATATCAtataaaagtcaattttttgtgAAGTTTTTAGAGCGAATAAGCGTCTTAACAGTCCAATTCCAGCAATTAAGATTTCTGATAAACTCAAATTGATTAGGAATAACCTTTGACTTTCACTAACTCTTCGACATTTTCGCTGCAACAGCCAAACCACAGCAATTATATGCAAAACGACGACAAgtataataattataaattgTAGTAAAGACCAGTTCATTTTGAACCAGTTGAACTGTCAGTTTTCGCAATAAAGTAATTGTAGAGCTACCAGCTAGTtcgtcatttttaaataaacaatatgACGATGGCGGAATTTTCTACCTTGTTTACGTCTGATGAGTTTAATCGTCaactaaaaagaagaaagaatgaAGCCACGTCTGAATAGCGCTTACTTCGTCTTATTGAGCTGAGaagtaaatattttgaaaaatatcaggTTTAAATTATTTGATCGCTTAATAAGCCCTTTTTTATTGTggcttaatatttttatttcaagtaagtttttcttcatctttttccttttttttcattttcctgtTCGTGTTTTGTAATTGAAATGCAGTAATAGTGTACTTAAAACAGTGATATGAGAAACATCTGCTTGAACATGTAAATCATAATGCTTTCCTGCGTTGCTTTTCTTAGGCTTTCGAAATGTGTTTTATTCATTACTATATTTGTTTGTGCCAAGTGATCTTTATTCAGTAGAGTGTTAGTTTAGTTGGGAATAAGAGTTCCAAAATAAAGGCGGACATTTAATATGCGTAGAATAAGGTCCCCTCGAACAAATAATCATGTTAGCTTCAAGTTGGAATCTGGAAAATTTAGGCAGCTTTAGATTGAtatacctttttttattttttttttattttacacaatCTTTATACAGGATAAGTATTTCAATATTTACAACATTGCTATTAATAACAGCCTGTTAAAATATATAACTTTAAAAAGtactaaaaaaaaagatagaaaTTAACAGCTATAGTAGTATGTTAACAATTCAGActctcaaaaaaaaaactttaaaaacttaatCTAGATAAAATTAAAAGATAGAAACTATTAGTTcaattatataaattaaaaactttcttttagaaatcattaaaattttctgttttccGAATTTTAATCGGAAGTTCATTATAGTAGTTGGCACCCATACAGAAAGAAACAGACATGGCGCACTACAATTTCCTTGATGGAATTTTCAGCATGCAGCCATTATTTATTGTTTCCCGATCATGGGATCTCATATCTTTTTAAATACTGGATGAAATTCCTTGAAATTTTGTGGCATTTCCTGACTTTTATTGGAAtttgagaaaataaataaaaaaaattctaaatattGTTTTGCCAATGTCACTTTGTCCTTTATTGACAGGTGGTCATATCAACTTTTGCtgtagtgctaaaaataaatgttttctaAACTAACCAGTCGTATAAATATGTTATTATGTATATGATAGTGACAAAAAGTCATCATACAATATCGAAATGCATActgtgtaatttacagaccggaATATTGGTAATATACAGACCGGAATATTTGTATTTtcctatttctctatttctattgtcatatgatgacgtcataggtaATTTTATCACATGGCAATCCAAATTGTCTTGATTGAGTAGTTACTACCATAAGTGCTAATAAATATAACAAGTTTTCATCCATGACAGCTACTAAACCTAAAGTTTTCAAATAAtggtttttcaaaataatgtattGAAGATTTGAATTTTGATCGATTTCTATTTTCTCCATGGAGAAATCCTTTGTTTTTATGCCACCTGTTAATGTTCCTAAAAATATCTcacatttttatattacttttttaatgactagtactgtaaatagttttaaaaaagataaaaaaacaagatttccaagaaagacatattttcttcaaccattgtctcattatgacgtcatcacttcctgTGATGACATGTCAACCCAAATATTTTATCACTAATTAAGTCACAAGATAAGTGTCGTCCCTTAAAACCAAACAGAACAAAAGTTACGGCCCGAAAAAaacccataccaaatagggttaacgtGGTCGCCAGTTTGTCAATAGATTGAAGTTTCTGCAACTGTGTTTGGGTCAAATTGGGATTAATAGCATAATTGAAGGTAACACAGGGCAAAATCATTCCACGAAAGATCTTATTCATTGTTGGTTTGTCGAGATAATTGCGCAAAGAAAAAAGCAAACGTAATTTTGACATGgttttttgtacattttatcAAAGTTGGTGGACATTGATAGGGAACTATCCAAGATTGTCCCTAAGCACTTGTACGATTGTGTATTTTGTATTTCTTCACTATCGTACTACAACGAAAGATCTTAGATCCACATTTAGTTTTTAGCACTAATTACATGCAGGGCGTGTCATTTCGGTTACTATTTTGAAGGGACTATACTTTAAAATCTCCTGAATTTTGGACAATCTACACCGGTTTTTCTGAAGGTAAACTATATTTCCTTCAAGATCAAATTGTTTTAAAGCAGCTCTACCTGAAAGCAAAGCTTgcaatttatttctttttttaaatttacaaaggGCTAAAATCAACTTAATGCAATATTGTGTCGAATGAGTCTCCAATCTTAAAATAGAGGAAGATCGACTTAAAAAGGGAAATTTGGTTTGGCAGCTATGGAAGCAAGTCAAGGTGCGTGTTCGATATGTCTATAATCAgggacaaaaaattaaaaatagtgaAAATATTACCTGTAGCCCTTCCCCCACTATCAATGTTTTTTGTGTCCTGCACAATGAGcttgtatttttgttgtttggcCACATATTTATATCCTTGATTGTAGTTGccgttaccacagcgtccatattttatttctttctttaacAAGATGTTAATTTTAGTACACAATTccattttaagaatatttgcaGAGTTCCAGCACCTTTTTCTCCCAATATGCAGAAATTGAGGTAACAGGTGCAAGTCGATAACAGTTAGTTTTCCATGTATATCTTTACGTAGCATATGTGTTTTTGCTTTTACGCTATCGTCGAACAAAGAAAATCATAgtcttaatttcttcatttaGGTCCGTAGCAGAGATAGTTCATTGATAATACTAAAGCTACGCATCTTCTTTCCAAGGTCGCTTTtccgttaaaaaaaaaaagaaaaaaggctGTCGagaagaaaaattgaaaataaagcgATATATCGCTATAGCTACTGATTGTTGAACTTTCTGCTGATATTTAAAGCCGTAACATAAAACATGTATTTTAAGTAAAGAAGATCAATTTCAGGTGTTTATAATTGTGATTACATATTCTAGTTCTAGAGGGATATAACAATTTATAATTATAGAAtgatataacagcctttaagttACGTACCAAGAAACTAAATGAAAAGACATTAAAGTTATCTtcgtagtttataaaaataaaaaaaatatctaaaagatAAGTTTGCATACGGTTGGACCACAAAAAATCATTAGCAAACCTACAGGAAACTTTTTCTTAACTAGCGATGTACCACAAAACTGAGGTAGCGTTTATCTGCATTCCTAGAAAATAGTCGTAGTTTCTTATTATTGACTAAATTCTCCGTTGCTGCTACTAGCTACTGgcatattagaaaaaaatttagttttcgatAGCATTGATTGTCTGGGAGGtaagtattattatttttttatgtcgaaacaaacaaaaagaaaaaacccaTTTGACAACAAACAGAGTTGCACAATATTTAAGTtatcctaaaaatttatttacaattaaaAAGGTTTTATTAGTAAAAGGAAATGAGTTTCACCCACTCCAAATTTGTCATTCAGGATCATGGGAATTAAGTCCGTGGGCAGCTAGAGTCACCTTTAATACTAATGACAAAGCTACTAATTAAATTTCTTATAACATCAATTACGCAATAGAGCCCATTAGCACCTGAAAGTTGCCACATAGGGTAGACTTACTAATAAATTATACTATCTTCTGGATTCGAATTTACAGAGTTTTAACAAATAACAAGTTACAAGATATGTTTAAAGCTGTAAGTGAAATGTCATTGGCCGCGTTTTTTTTTCACACGAAGCCGTCGTGGTACACGATTTTTAAAACACCCCAATGTCTCATTCGTAAAAATTGAGGGGGTTTCCAATGGTAGATTCTTACATTGGATCCAATTCAAGATTCGTAACGCATCTCTTTTTCTTCAACAAAAAATGGCAAGACAAACGGCTGGAACATTTACAATCAGCGTTAGAATCGCATTGACGAAACAGCATCTTGCAATGTCGCAAcgaaaattttactttcttttttgccCATTTTATCTAAGATAAATTGGTTTGAAAGCATTATGATTTTCTTCGTGGAAActtttgaatatttcagtatttCATATTCCATTTGCTTAAAATCATCCAATGAACACATATTGCTTAAGACGACGATAAAAGACTAAAAGTATTAGAAAGCATAAAAATAGCtccgttttttattttgtttatttccaGTTTGTATTTCCAGTTTTTCTTTCTTACTTATGACCTGCTTCTAACTTAACTGGAGAAGTTTTTGATATaaagaaatacatttttaaaaaataaaataaaaaacaacaactttggtGCGTGTTTAGCAGTGCTATCGTATCTAAGTCTATGTAGACCAAGACCTTACCAAAGCCTCTTCAGTTTTGCCTTTCACTTCCTGTCGCATTTCTTTCAAAACATCAGGAGGATTAACTGTGCCTTTCAATGGCGACGCACAGACATATCCTACCAGCAGTACGAAGAAGAAAATCATCCAAGCCTAAATAGATACAGAcatattaaacaaacaaaaaaattaataaaaaggtTTTCTGATAAACTAAATGTTGATAGACATCAACTTTTAAAATTGATCAAATTTATTTTCCAtgaagaacaaaaaagaaaaagaaataaaaaaaaaatctgctcCATTTGTTGTTTAATCTATCGTACTGACgaattagtttaaaaaaaagaaagttaattttaaaaataaggattaaattattgaaaaaagaattaaacagTAAAAGTTTTTTACACTTGTCAACTGTAAAGTACACTCATAAGACGTTATTTAATATTCTACCTTATTCTGCTGATAcaggtaaatatttttgttcgttTGTTGCTACATGTGACAAAATACGTTAATACTTACTGTTGTTCTAATTTTGTAACGACTTGAACATACAAAATGTACATAGCTACTTaccattttttagatatttaatATTCCGAGATTTAGAGATcaaaaagttgctgaaaacatGTGCGCTAACCACAAACTAGTGTTTCTAACGCAAATAACCGAATAAAAAATGTGCTGAAGCTAGAactattttatatatttctgcGAGATGCTCCTTACCGCGCATGTCTATTTTAATTACGTCCGCCCACTGTCAACAATCAAATATAATGGATACTCAAAAGTGCAGTTAGATGTGTTAATTTTCATCCTCGTCAAAAGGATTATAAGGTGCACCGCAACTTGCTTTTTCACCCACGAGAATATTTAGCATTATAATTTTCTTGCAAATATCGCCAAACTACATTTAGCTATAGGTAGTGATTGATTGACTTCCTAATCAGTGGCATGCCcatttagtaaaaatattttattatgtaGTCTACAGTGAAGATTGTTGATGGGTGACGCCACATTTGTTATGACAATTTCCTTTATCCTATGCAATTGTCTCTCACTTACTATCAAAGGCGGTGATGCAACTCATTGTCCATTTGTGCTTGCATATAGTAGGAAATATAAGTGTCATTACCACATTCAAACATTTTTATGTTTAGCGTTTACTGACATTTTAAAACACAATAGTTGTATAGAATTCCGCTGTAATTAGCTAATCTTGCTCCTTTCGTAACATAATTTCACAAAATTATTGTAAATACAAAATTGTTAGAGTTAGTGACATCCTTCAGTATAAATATCTCACCTCGTTTCGGATAAAATAATTTAGTGTGTCTGCTAACGGTATCCTTACTCTACGTTCGCTTTCtctctattttaaaaattacatttccttCGTGTGCTGATGGTTTTAACGGACTAGAATCTCATTTTTCTAGAAAAGTCAATGCAATGCCGAATAACATCGTTTAAAATAATTACACAAAGTAGAATGTTAAAAAACACGTTAGCAAAATAAGAGATTCTATTGAAGTGGGCTTTGTGCACTATAGTTGAAAATCAAGTCGAATGGAAACGAGCGTGTAATAGAGAATTTACAGAATTAAACTGATCTTGAGAACTTACTAATGAAGACTACTGAAGTTAATAGTCAATATAAGATCGAAAGCCAATAACAACCACAATGATTTCAAAACTTTgcatttcgtaaatattttacCTTCGAG
This window contains:
- the LOC130646150 gene encoding uncharacterized protein LOC130646150, with protein sequence MITRPKRLSYKVEKKNLDLTFLRNCQSFNVTPKFLCFNLPHTNFNDGRLIRKRLLKSAIHKGEKERIKLGKDYVNHVQSLSDTLNSIDFYILRKAAEKSVEKSIRKCIFTQEKKLRSLTKNVAPPFTADEIVTNLSSYNLLDDESEILKNGLSFAIPPLTLRKTDVFVSFERIYRFMSSNLKDKNDDNLLKSSLSHIANSYYHDYRPSREVIKKHGILKKLKKNNIVILKPDKGNGIVILDRKDYEKGILDIILDTTKFKKLDEDPTLKREGQLQRFLRNLKKKGFFSDKVYNDIYPSGSQPARIYGLPKMHKSFENLPKFRPIISSIGTCNYQLAKFLGGLLSDVIPKDYCTADTFTFVEELKKVSKSDKFMVSFDVCSLFTNIPLNETLDLAVQLVIAGNRKLKITKSELKQLFVFATSSSNFLFNNEMYEQVDGVAMGSPLAPILANLFMGVKEKEWIKNYSGCGPTYYRRYVDDIFALFNDESEALAFFEYLNQRHPNIKFTLEKQVDGKLPFLDILIENTSDKFYTSVFHKSTYTGLLTNYFSFTPKIYKIGLNKTLIDRTFKINNSWKHFDINIKALTEILRKNFFHTKLVNHHISNYLDKNFSTAVTAETTNVLEKRYFKLPFIGKYSITAKEKVNQLVNKMCKEINVCNASYVGETTRHISSRVKEHLKTDKNSQIFKHMQSNLNCKLLCNENCFSILDHADTDWQRKLKEGMHISWLKPDLNKQVKHCIINLSV